In Schistocerca cancellata isolate TAMUIC-IGC-003103 chromosome 7, iqSchCanc2.1, whole genome shotgun sequence, a genomic segment contains:
- the LOC126092190 gene encoding uncharacterized protein LOC126092190 isoform X2 yields MCSTDDKSVQKLVVTNHCGHIINTLKTFCTDGILTNVTFVTGTTKICAHLPIIQCFSSHILDCLCDEVYSVYISDTRIDSHSLKLVIDYFYTGVLVAPNELKSQFDNSAKFFDINFVAARKDVKQEGIYYTLPNYPETILQELWDSRIDPSKCDVIFLTSGYVQLQAHSCILGACSSYLLHIFQEHRKEKQKPFLFVLPNVTEDDLQIVLEFCYKGFVVISNENSRSVYKTAKLLGVENLCEKLSSAFPYVLEVMQKVVNSREQSRIRTSFGACEESGIVRNPLQDLFYSLLQCGNLVDVSIYVENSKLEAHLLILSIFSTLFRNITSKLKDKLSHTIVLISGLRIQHIQAFIDYIYRGEAEFPGSVSDFCKFMSEWLDFDLLPVCEKNSVTTQYDNTDSDTVHETSSGENVTNIYSTEKTIFSENEDTAEGKVASF; encoded by the coding sequence ATGTGTTCAACAGATGACAAATCTGTTCAAAAGCTTGTGGTGACAAATCATTGTGGACACATCATTAATACTCTGAAAACATTTTGCACAGATGGAATATTAACAAATGTTACTTTTGTGACTGGGACAACCAAAATTTGTGCTCATCTTCCTATAATCCAGTGCTTCAGTTCACATATACTAGACTGCCTCTGTGATGAAGTATACTCAGTGTACATTTCTGATACAAGAATCGATTCTCATAGCCTGAAGTTAGTGATTGATTATTTTTATACAGGAGTACTTGTAGCACCTAATGAACTTAAAAGTCAGTTTGATAACAGCGCTAAATTTTTTGACATCAATTTTGTGGCTGCAAGGAAAGATGTGAAGCAAGAAGGAATTTACTACACGTTACCCAACTACCCTGAAACAATACTACAGGAACTGTGGGACTCACGAATTGATCCTTCAAAGTGTGATGTTATATTTCTAACAagtggttatgttcagctgcagGCTCACTCTTGCATTTTAGGTGCCTGCAGTTCCTATTTGCTACACATTTTTCAAGAAcatcgaaaagaaaaacaaaaaccatTTCTATTTGTGCTGCCAAATGTGACAGAGGATGACTTACAAATTGTGCTTGAGTTTTGTTATAAAGGATTTGTGGTGATTAGCAATGAAAATTCAAGATCTGTGTACAAAACAGCAAAGCTTTTAGGTGTCGAAAATCTTTGTGAAAAACTTTCCTCAGCATTTCCATATGTTTTAGAAGTTATGCAAAAAGTTGTAAATTCAAGAGAACAGAGTAGGATAAGAACATCATTCGGGGCATGTGAGGAGTCTGGTATTGTAAGAAATCCCCTGCAGGACTTGTTTTATTCTCTGTTGCAGTGTGGAAATTTAGTTGATGTTTCTATATATGTGGAAAATTCAAAACTTGAAGCTCACCTCCTTATTTTAAGCATTTTTAGCACACTCTTCAGAAATATCACAAGCAAACTCAAAGACAAATTGAGCCATACAATTGTGCTGATTAGTGGCTTAAGAATCCAACATATACAAGCTTTCATTGATTATATATATAGGGGGGAAGCAGAATTTCCTGGCAGTGTGTCTGATTTCTGTAAATTCATGTCTGAATGGTTAGATTTTGATTTGCTCCCAGTGTGTGAGAAGAACAGCGTAACAACGCAGTACGATAATACGGACTCCGACACAGTTCATGAGACATCATCCGGTGAAAATGTCACAAACATATACTCAACGGAGAAGACTATATTCTCAGAGAATGAAGATACTGCTGAAGGAAAG